One segment of Bacillus sp. 2205SS5-2 DNA contains the following:
- a CDS encoding rod shape-determining protein, protein MFAKDIGIDLGTANVLIHVKGQGIVLNEPSVVAIDVNTKKVLAVGEEARRMVGRTPGNIKAMRPMKDGVIADFDITEAMLRYFINKVNVKGMISKPRILICCPTGITKVEEKAIIQAAQKSGGKKVYLQEEPKVAAIGAGMDIIQPSGHMVIDIGGGTTDVAVLSMNQIVTSQSVKMAGDKFDSDILNYIKKQYKLLIGVRTAEDIKIQVGTVSPETRNEEMSIRGRDLVSGLPRTITVHSAEIESALRESVSVIVQAAKNVLEHTPPELSADIIDRGIILTGGGALLHGIDHLLAEELKVPVLVAENPMNCVAIGTGIMLENMGRMPSKQLL, encoded by the coding sequence ATGTTTGCGAAAGATATCGGAATTGACTTAGGAACAGCAAATGTTCTAATTCACGTAAAAGGGCAAGGAATTGTATTAAATGAGCCGTCTGTTGTGGCCATTGATGTAAACACGAAAAAAGTATTAGCAGTGGGCGAAGAGGCTCGCCGGATGGTGGGAAGAACACCAGGTAATATTAAAGCGATGCGACCGATGAAAGATGGTGTGATTGCCGATTTTGATATTACGGAAGCAATGCTGCGTTATTTTATCAATAAAGTAAACGTTAAAGGTATGATCTCTAAACCGCGCATCCTTATTTGCTGCCCGACTGGGATTACGAAAGTAGAAGAAAAAGCGATCATCCAAGCAGCCCAAAAGAGCGGTGGAAAGAAAGTCTATCTTCAAGAAGAACCAAAGGTAGCGGCAATTGGGGCCGGAATGGATATTATCCAACCGAGCGGTCATATGGTCATTGATATAGGTGGAGGAACGACCGACGTGGCAGTTCTCTCAATGAACCAAATCGTAACCTCTCAGTCAGTCAAAATGGCGGGAGATAAATTTGATTCTGATATCTTAAATTATATTAAGAAACAATATAAGCTGTTAATTGGTGTGAGAACCGCAGAGGATATCAAAATTCAAGTCGGTACAGTATCCCCAGAAACTCGTAACGAAGAAATGTCCATCCGTGGGCGCGATCTAGTATCAGGGTTGCCACGTACAATTACAGTACATTCAGCTGAGATTGAGAGCGCACTTAGAGAGTCCGTTTCTGTCATCGTGCAAGCAGCGAAAAACGTACTCGAACATACACCACCTGAATTGTCTGCTGATATTATCGATCGCGGCATTATCCTTACCGGCGGAGGTGCTCTTTTGCACGGAATTGATCACTTATTAGCGGAAGAACTAAAAGTACCTGTGTTAGTCGCTGAAAATCCAATGAACTGTGTAGCCATTGGAACAGGCATAATGCTTGAAAACATGGGACGTATGCCAAGTAAACAACTATTATAA
- the spoIIID gene encoding sporulation transcriptional regulator SpoIIID, translated as MHDYIKERTVKIGNYIVETKKTVRVIAKEFGVSKSTVHKDLTERLPEINPDLANEVKEILDYHKSIRHLRGGEATKQKYKKEEIESSAK; from the coding sequence GTGCACGATTACATCAAAGAGAGGACAGTCAAGATTGGAAATTATATCGTGGAGACGAAAAAAACGGTACGCGTCATTGCCAAAGAATTTGGCGTTTCCAAAAGTACCGTTCATAAAGACTTAACAGAACGTCTACCAGAAATCAACCCAGATTTAGCAAATGAAGTGAAGGAAATACTTGACTATCATAAATCTATTAGACATTTACGAGGTGGAGAAGCAACAAAGCAAAAATACAAAAAAGAAGAAATTGAAAGTTCAGCAAAATAG
- a CDS encoding M23 family metallopeptidase: MREEEKNRSSQQSRFQAFFKKRWAYPAIYLASAAIIITAILWYQSAGDELTGEPQDFGYVENGAVGQKKYDDPAVPVNALQEMFQMPVKDPNKVVIEKQFYDPEASAEEQEAALVFFENTFYENTGIDISMKGEEFDVLAAMSGTVTAVEEDPLLGHYIIMEHSDGVATRYQSVKAPVVSVGDSVNQGDTLGKAGQSKFNEEAGVHVHFEIRKDSVALNPIEFFDKPLSAIKEQPGDEGENNEGQHYNYPEHEEFNDQQDSDDGDSADDADGADSDEDDN; this comes from the coding sequence ATGAGAGAGGAAGAAAAGAATCGATCTTCTCAACAATCTAGATTTCAAGCGTTCTTTAAAAAGCGCTGGGCGTATCCGGCAATTTATCTTGCGAGTGCTGCTATCATAATTACAGCTATTCTATGGTATCAGTCGGCTGGGGATGAGCTTACAGGAGAGCCACAAGACTTTGGTTATGTAGAAAATGGTGCGGTTGGACAGAAGAAGTATGATGACCCTGCAGTTCCAGTCAACGCTCTACAAGAAATGTTCCAAATGCCGGTCAAAGACCCCAATAAGGTCGTCATTGAAAAGCAGTTCTATGATCCAGAGGCATCAGCAGAAGAGCAAGAAGCCGCTTTAGTATTCTTTGAAAATACGTTTTATGAAAACACAGGAATCGACATTTCGATGAAAGGTGAAGAATTTGACGTATTAGCTGCAATGAGCGGAACAGTCACTGCAGTTGAAGAAGATCCTTTACTAGGGCATTACATTATTATGGAGCATAGTGACGGTGTAGCAACACGATACCAATCCGTTAAGGCTCCGGTCGTATCTGTAGGAGATAGCGTAAACCAAGGGGACACACTCGGCAAAGCTGGACAAAGTAAATTTAATGAAGAAGCTGGCGTTCATGTTCACTTTGAAATCCGTAAAGATAGCGTAGCGCTGAATCCAATAGAATTCTTTGATAAACCACTTTCGGCCATTAAAGAACAACCAGGCGACGAGGGTGAAAATAACGAAGGTCAACATTACAACTATCCAGAACATGAAGAATTTAATGATCAACAAGATTCAGATGATGGCGACTCAGCAGATGATGCTGATGGTGCTGATTCTGATGAAGATGACAACTAA